The genomic stretch tatactTGTGTCAAGGACGAACTTTCTAGGTTACTAGGTACCAATTTAATTGCGAGTAAAAACAACGTAAAAAGGTGTAAATATGTCACCACCACAACATTCTATGCGATCTTCAAAAGCGGCCCACCAACACACACACGATTAGATGTTACAGGCGTTATTAAGGGGCTGATAACACCAAATTATTGAAGTTATTTGAACAGTTTTTTAAGAAAAGATTCTAGCccatcaaaaaaaaatatatgttaatattcataatatttcggAGACCGTGGACGGACTCGATACATAATTGGACGAAATCGGCTCGATAGAAAATAATTGCAAAGATTGGTCTTGAAATcatcattaaatttttcatttcttcTACGACCTGGCCCAACCAAGTACCAGTGATAATGCGCTCTCGTTTGCGTACACTGTCTAAATAGGAGTAAACGAGAGCGCAGTCACTGTTAAATTTGCTCTTGTCAGCCCCTTAATATAGCAAGATAGTATCAACTACCGTGAGCGAAAAAGTGATAATCGTGTAAATTCTGTCTAATGAGCCACTTTTCGACGTGTCAATCCCGGAGCCCGAATTACCTATCTACAcctttacttataataataaccttGGTTGGTTatagcaataaatatttttaacaaaaaactaaaccGACTTCCAATTGTCAGAACTGAACCAAACTTAAAAGGCACAAGCCTCTCACgttaaattttactttcaaatagaaaaataacccAAATCGCTTCACCCTATAACAATTCTGAGGTTACAAACCCAAAAAAACACATTCAGAACCTCCTTTTTAAAGTCGGTTGATTAAAATAAGTCCCGTGTGAAATGGAGCATTGGCAAGGCGTGTCACTGCATCTGTTTCACAGATCGATGTTCCTTGCAAGGGATTACACTTTTTATTGAAGATCTTCCGtagtttttattgttgtttgatCCTGTTactattagtttttttaaaagacAAAAGTTTGTGCGCATGTTTGATATTCTTTCACTGAAAATGACTAATCGAGTGTAGGTGAAATTTGCAAACAATGTAGAGTTCGCAGATTAAATAATGTAGAGTgtagacttttttttttttttttttttttttttttttttttttttttttttttttttttttttttttttttttacttagttaataacttaattaatcTTATAGATTCAAGTGAAATAGGATTGTtggtaggtaaataatactgagcacaattataatataattatatttaataaaacatacatcCCTACTTGAATTTCTTCAATCAAAATTgagtttgatttaaaaacCTCGAGGATTGATTCCACCTGGACTCAAAATCTGTCAATAAtgctaatgtatttttaaaaagaagcTTGTTTCTGTGAAGAGTACCAAAAATACGGTTAGGTACAATTGAATCATAACATcctataaaattgaaatataattttcctgTTGTTACTATGTCACTGTCTCAGTTAATTTCTTCGTTTGTTGAACGAAAACCAGAAGTATGGACAATGTGATCAGAtgctaattattatgataagaTGAAAAATTACTGTATAAGGCTGTGTTTCCACCAGAGATGTATGAGGATGTGTACAGCTGTGTTTTTGCGCATAAAAAACAAGCGAGAGATGTATGCGCGGAATCTGTGCTAGGAATGCGAGCGAGGTATGTTTATTAGTTCTATAATTTTGAGCAATAGAAGACATTTTATAGCTtcacattattggtggaaaagcaccctgtAAGGAATgtgagattatttttataaaataagtatttcttacaaaaaaagaaagagaTTAAACACATTGATTGGGTCCAGTTGTCATACaacatttacttattttattatgatctgaaacattaaaatatcatcattTATTGCCTAAttcgtaatttattataacaataacttaacaatagtatgtatatattgtataatattataattatttaagcaAAACGATATGGCGACATTCCGTtcagttgaataaataattttatatttataagctCAATAAAGATGGCTAAATCTTAACAACATACACTATTTCCTTTTCATTTAGGTCCTTTTTCAGTTTATCCTTTACACACTTTGTCATAACTATGACATGTTCATGTTCATATAATTTAAGCTTCCGCATTGCAATGAGTCAGCGGTGAAGAACCGTATCAAACAATTAAATGCTATTAATTATGTTACAAGAATTTAGTTTCCGATTCATCGATTATAGTATAAGGATAATAGTGTGTAATATAGAATAAGATTATGTTATGATGTGAACCGCTGTCGATTTTGTATAGGTACATcggttaaaatacaaatatattttttcattacaagTAGTACAATTAGTAATATAGTAAAGGTAATTTACAAAAcgctatttaaatattaagatgACTAAAATAACAATCTGTGTGGGCTTGAGCAATTAATTAGGTagtctataaaaataactgcgttaaaaacaaccgacttcaaaaacgcaAAAGTAGCAGCAATTGGGATCGTCGCACACGCAGCCTCCACACACTAAGCACTCAGTATTAAGCctgtgcaccgacatcaaacctatttaataaatagaacatctaattaatatgtagtaattaataatatcaaatctattttattttttacttttccgtttttgaagtcggttgtttttaacgcagttatttttatttaattctttttagtgtatttttcaacaggaatcaaacgagcccaaactcgataaagttgagtcaatatattactgagttcctttagccaccttccgattccatcatccaatcagctctatgtcatgataatgtttcatagctatccaatttacatacgtatacgaaatttcagctcaatcggttaccgggaagtgaatcaaagttagttaagtattatgtatttacaagtaagtttattatctacatattatggattgttaattttaactatctatataacatttaatcacctattgttttttcttttttactttttaatttatgtattagcTCTTATAATTTAACCTGCCAGAAGACCGTTCTGGTGCTACAAGCGTAGCAAGTCGAGGGGACTACTGAAAACCGGCGCCTCTCCGCTAATACGGAGAGGCAAATGCTGAGTAGTCCACCTAATCACGAATAcgatattaagatatttttgaatgtgtttattgtattttaagatttatttttttttccatgtAAAGTGTTTAGTTATTAGTTAGACAAAAATgcgcataatataaaaactactgggcctatccgaaaaaaaattttatgggaccaattcgacactatcccgcatcgaacaaaaaaataatcacgtaaatcggttcagaaacctcggagtaatcggtgtacatacataaaaaaaatataccggccgaattgataacctcctccttttttttgaagtgggttaaaaatctaaataattatatcaatcgATTTTCCATCATCGTCTTATCATCAGTGAAAACTACATTAAACTGAAAGCAGTatttttgaatgaatgaatgaatgaaaaattctttattgcacacaaaaatACAAGATTACAAAAAAGAGTGATAcaagttataatatgtacagagggcggtcttatcgctgtaAGCGATTTCTGCCAGACAACCCGAAAAACCATAaggattacatattttatggtgGTGGTGCATTACATTATGGATACATAGTAtgcttaaaattgaataaaattaataataaataaatataaataattatgtcataaataataaatatataaataaagtttcagTTTTTGTATAATGAGTTAAGTTCAGTTTTTGTATAATGATTAATGAGTGTGctcacaaaataatattggaATGGGTATGTAATATATTAGTAGGAAATAATATGAAGAGGCACCAATTCTTCAAAATctggttatatttttataataacttatcctcaaatataattattgacttataaaatatatagttcgataataaatcaaatcaatgatTACTTTTCAAAACATCATTTATAGATATtctactattaaaaaaaaaaaaaactaaacactTTTCTTGATTTCATCATAAACCTCTCTCCAGGGAATATAGTTAggaaatatacttaaattatgtaaatatcaaaatattctaGAAGGTTCTGAAACTCTATCGGTGAAGTCCCTGCCACTTTACAAGAAACTTGAACCCTGTGTTTTTGAATGATTCATATTCTGTTTATTAATTCATATCGAAACTTGGAGCGAATTTTAATAAGCGGGTTAGCGAGAAAGTGTagcatatttttgtataacataaaagaaaattaaaaaaggcttttaaagtatttttgtgtaattttttttaatgtttttcgTCTTTGTATGTACTTGTACTTAAGTTCCTGTTCTATGATGTTttctttaacaataaataagtatCTAAGTAGGTAAAGTAAGGCGTAcgaaaaaggaaaaaataacTGTGTTCATGTCTGCTAGAATGAAAAATACCCAGACATTGGGACTGTTGCCAGAATACAAAAAACTGTGAAATAACAAGTCACGttcttaggtaggtataaaaatatatagatataaaaatgtgtaGATTTTACTATAATCTATTAAAGAGCAATAAATATCCAACCATCCAAATAAAAAGAGCTTATTAAAAAGACTACAcaaattgaatgaaaataaaaacaaagccTTTtgataattctaataaaatcccacacatttaaatattatattagacaAAACCTAGCtcaccgcccgcggcttcacccgctttgtctgaaacctataataaattatataataaaaccttcctcttgaattacgctatctattaaaaaaaccgcatcaaaatccgtagcgtagtttgaaagatttaagcatacaaatggacatagggacaaagaaagcgactttgttttatactatgtacctagtgATTAAGAGAAAAATGCATGGcataaatttaacaaactcaatattttattccacTATTCCAAATTTACTTACACATTAGTGTAGAAATAAACATCCAAACACAAACCGTAATAATCCCCCTGTCCCGATGCATTCAGGGGATTCACGATTATCAcccatattattttagttccGAGCAATTTGACCCGTATTGACCTTTTATCTACAACCATAACAAACAATACAACTTGCTAAAATAACCTTTGTCTCCTACGCATTAGAGTTCTTATTTTCCTGGCAACGCGATATTAACTACACGTTAAAATTAGTCatgtttttagtatttaaaattggACTTGCAGCAGTATTTCTCATAAACGCACATCGCTTCATTGCAAAACGTGTTAAACGCAGACCATTAACAATAATGAATTTTTCGAggatatttttctttgtcttCGCCTATATTTTGGCAATGAGCGTGGTGGACGCCAGACCTAAATGGAAGTTCTTTAAGAAAATcgtaagtttttaattatgtgattataaataactagcttgtCACCCGCGGCTTTGTCCGCTAAAAACTTCCTTATGAATCTCTGTTAGTATCTGTTTGggaaaactgcatcaaaatcagttgtgtagttttaaagatctaagcatacataCAGACGTGGGAAGCgactttatactatgtaggttAATGAAAGataattttctattaataCTAAGACAATCTTAGGTCTTATCATTTACGAATGGTACAgtttaattgtatgtaaacaaTCTTATTATCTCAAATATCTTACAAGATTgttgatatatatttttttctgtatgtaatatgtagaATTTGCTCATGGGAAACGGATtagttctatttttattttaactggaATCTACCTAATACCTAGGccttatattaggtatataaaaatattatcaatcctaaataagtatttttttaatacaaataaattataatgttttatttctttacagGAAAAAGCTGGAAGGAACGTACGTAATGGTATCATCAAAGCGGGGCCAGCCGTTGCAGTTGTTGGACAAGCTACTAGCATTGTAAaaggataaaataattattttatatctattatatatacctcaaagtaatgtattattgtaaataataatgaatccagtattttgtatttattttaaggaataaattattaaaaactattaaggcattttattaagatcttTATTGATCTGAAAAAATGATTTCTATACCTAaccttacattttattaataaatactgtCAAGTATTTATTCGAAGTCAAGTGCGAAGTCAATAAAAAACTTCAAAGAATTCTTTGTATCGTActtaatattacttatttaacaaatatatcgaaaaaatattgtttgaaatCCCATAGTGTAAGAAACACacacaaaacatttttatctcTTTTAATTCTAATTAATTAACCACTCTAATTGCtaagcaatttttttattaaacgctATTTATAACAATGAATACAAATTTATCCAGACCAGATACCCAGAGAGAGTTTTAAACACTGAATTAAGTCAGACAAAATTACagacatttttgaaaatacatacattCGAAACTCTGCGCTGCGTGTTTCCGCTATGAattcaaacaaaaacttaGTTATAAACAATGCCTGTgttagttttgtttttaacattTGACAGGATTTGTGCCCGTATACAATTTTAGTTCACTAAAACTGTTACTGTGTTCTATTATTTTTGGCGGACAATATTAACTATGTTTCATGGACTTTACATGTGAAAATTTTTAGGAGTATGCATTAAACGTATTTAATGGCTATGTTATTAcacacttaaaaattaaaattaaatatttaaaaaataataaagccttttatttcttacaaataaataagaatacaaaattaatatacgTCAAacctatataaatttaaacttatatctttaacaattttaaataacttacatacataatataataattatctattctAAGAACCCCTCGTGTGAAGGCCTATACGTATACATGTTATTTGTAcacacattttatttgtatttgttttttttcatataagtACACACAATAAACTGTATAAAATTTCACCATgcacataataattttgagCTTTCTTTCCTTTTTTTAACGAATATAACATGACGTTGTTGTTATAAATCCGAACGCCATTGcgtgaaaaaataatacaatggtTTTTGGCGGGAAATTATTTCTCAATAACCAAAGAACttcctttaatatttttacggTTATCCTGTTGACCTAAATTCTGgaggtaataaatttaaagagatttatacatttctcttatttatattcatttttatattgatattgaAAGGAAAGCTCAGTCGATTTACTTTGTCATGGATTtgggttattttatttgacaatacaattattattaatttagggctgatttttcaatcgttagttaaaatttatcggtccaataaagtattacacgaacatattaaaatgtcacataaaaactatcaaatacggacaattagaacacatgtttgaaatggtagtttaatacgttattgtaataatataaataatatgggcgtagggatgtgacgaccccatcgcccacggttggaatatctattgtctatgtgacaatagatattccacccgtgcaatcagtcaacccgcaggacaccttgtggcggggtgtcggggagtagcgaccccgcgggaaccgagtgctcccgggggaggcccctgtcttcatctccggcttgccttcaccggccggtcggagtgaagcctgacgaggacaggacccccacctctggctcgccttaaccggccggccagagtggagtcgcgagagcttttagctcgaagggtggatgcgaagcgtaagtggcgagtgggcgcgtgatgctggaccctcagggagcgcgtgatcgtagtttaaagtccagggacgcctctccacccttagctgctcacaatatgttgcccccttgtcgcactattgcagcgacttatttcgggggcccatacagtgagagggcgagtcaccacctgccaacatatttttactttcttttagtagaaaggcaggtgccatagtttccaaTAGTCCCCAAATACCGGCCCATTTAACATCCCACtccatagcccagtttattttgCTTTCCATATCTcgaaatagtcctacatcggccgcggactgcccagggctgtatctctatagtgcagtcatgggcaggctgcggctggtgtcccacaacacagtaaagttctctaaagggcctctgcgtgttggatccgtgtccccacgtaagccttccaaaggaccgggtaccttccttatgatggtacccgagtattatggattgagatataaataatataaatataaggattgaaaaattagccctaaaataaataaaatttatttcttttttgttgCTTCCTGCCACAGTGTcattatagtttaaatttttatctcTGTACTCTGTGGAAAATAGTTACAGTACAGTACAAATGGgatgatttaattttcattacatGCATACCTATTtgatattatagtatatttaGATTCTTTACTTGTTTTATGTGGGGAAAATTTAGGatggttaattaattttaacttaattcAAAGCTACATTATTCCTGACGTCAttgtttatgttaaaattaaaaaaaaaaactgattaatccatacttaatacattgtaatttgtattataaatgcgaaagtaactctgtctgtctgttactcaatcacgcctttaCTATTGAACcattttgcatgaaatttggtatagagatattttgatatccgagaaaagacacaggctactttttatcccgggaaataggataggttttatcaccacgggaacgggaactatgcgggtttttctttgatcgcgcgggcaaagccgcgggtggaaagctagtaaaatatattgtagagTGGAATACTCTCCTGATCTAGTCATGCgttatgaaaaatttattatatttattaactttaaataatgaCCAAAATTGACTAAAATTGATCACAATAGGAAGACGTGGACGGAGGAAAGAGAGAACTTTGCCCAGCAGTGGGACAGCCATggcttaataataaaaaataattaacttaataaacaaaacataggtaataaaaaatttaatctttcTTTCCTTCTAAGCTTTCTAGtttatttaatcaattaaAGCATAAAACTAAAGAATTCTAAATCTTCCTTATAAACTTCAAACACTAAAACGATAAAAAACCACCCACAAAGAAACAAAGAAAGTTCAAACAGAATTACAGTATACGCGCTATCAGTGacgtaaattaattaaagtatcGATCATTAATTGTACGGGATTCACTTTATCAAGAGCTTCGGGAGTTCCCGACCAGACCAAACAAAGTAATCAGACCATTCAACTTTTACATTCAACTTCAACCTTAACACCACGGCATAGAGTTCAACTTTCAAGtctatttttttgtaactgCATAACAAAGTTTGTCATTTACGTAGAATATAAACGCGTTGTGGTCCAATGATTCTTCAGAACACAATTTGTGCGTGAAGCAGCAAGACGAATTGGATAGAAATGAATTTCGCTAAGATATTCGCTTTCGTGTTCGCGCTCGTGCTCGCTCTCAGCGCGGTGACGGCTGCTCCCAAGTGGAagatatttaagaaaattgtaagtattttttgtttttgtggcTTCTAGATA from Colias croceus chromosome 24, ilColCroc2.1 encodes the following:
- the LOC123702807 gene encoding cecropin-like, producing the protein MNFAKIFAFVFALVLALSAVTAAPKWKIFKKIEHMGQNIRDGIIKAGPAVAVVGQATSIYKGK